ACATACAAAAGGAATGTGCCAGACTAAACAATGTATATTGTCTGACTAATGAGTTAGTTGTCATCTCAACTTCCTTATGTTATAGACTTTACTAATCAACGGAAATGTGCTGGATCATATGCTTTCAAGCCAAGGTGTCTGTCACATGACATGTCAGCTAACTGACCCAATCTAGAACCAAAGAATCATGCCCATGGTTGACTTGTGTTAGTTTAACAGTGGGGGTACTGTCAACAGAAAAGGATCTCATGACTGAAGAGTGTCCTTCCCTGCTCCCCCACAGCCTGTGTAAGGTCCACTTGAAAGGACATTGGTCTTCAGTGGGATTCCTTCCTCTGCAATTCCTGCGTCACCTAAAAAAGAAACTTACAAATACATTTCTCCAGAACATAGGCTACTGCAAAAAAATACACCTGTGAAGTTTCAAGCAAGACAACAGTCTTAGTTATACTGTACCTTGTTGCCTGTTACTTGGGGTGCTGTCTGGACCTCCATGTCTTCCTCTACCAGTCCAAGGCAAACATTGAAATTGCCAGTGAATCCTGTTGCCACTATTCCCAGTAGGCCTATTATCTGAAAGACAATAATGAGGGTTTAAAAATTTGGCAGCAGTTCTAAGGGGCCCTTCTGATTAAAGAATGTGTCTTTTGTGGTCTGCTAAAGCCTGGCCTAGTGGGAAAATGTGTGTATGAAAAATGTCTGGTGATCTTGTGAGTGTAATGTAAGCTACTGACCTACATATTACTTTTACATCTAGAACAATAGCAATGATTGTAAAATGTCACATTTATGGTAGGGAACTATTATGTTAACACAGTTCTGATACTTTAAAAGTTATATTACACCTGAAGTTTGAGATGAATGAAAAACTCTGCAAGCATTTTTCTTGATGGTCATCATCCTCTGCTCCGATTTGGGAATGAAGATCCCGACCCAGATTGCTTCAGGTGCATGCTTCCGAAACACGGAACGAAGTGCGCCCTCAAGAAATCCCATAGATTCACGCGTCTCTTCACTCTCCACGACTGATCTTATTAACCCGATCAGGGCCGGGCGGACACTGACACGTTTCGTACGTGCCCTAACGTCCTTCAGAATTTCTTTTAGGCAGATTTCGTTTGAACTTATACTTAAAAACTCTTGGCTGAAAATAAATATTATGATAGGAGAGTCTATTGTTCGCTTTAGGCCGCAACTGTTTATACTTGATGTTCTAATGCTTTTTTCGATGTCCTCACGGAGtggcttgtttgttttttcctcCCCCACAGGCTTGCCAGTCAGTTCCAAATCCTTTGGCGTCGTTGACAGAGGTGTTTTATTTTCTTGAGGCGAAGTCTTAATGTTGATATCAGTATCGCACAAAACGTTTTTTTCGTTTGCAATGCCTAAAGGATGATCCTGACTGTTCGTGTTCTTTTCGGCATAGCTCACGTTGTGTCCAGTTCGCTGTCCAAAAAACATGTCTTGGACAAACTCGTGCATTATTCCAGCACCATCCTCGTCATTAGTTTGAAAGGAATCACTTACCAAGTTTATCCTTTCTTTACCCCCAATTTGAAGAACTAATTGTTGGAATTCAGTTTCTTCGGGTTGCAGTGTATCATTTGGATCTCGACAAGACATTATTTGCCTCTTCGCACGCCTCAGTTAAGGGCACAGGTCAGAATAGATTTTGAGATGAGTTGTTTTCAATTAGTCTAATACTCTACTACGCTTAAATACGTGACACCCACTCAGTAACCACCTACTTTGGATACATAAACTTTCAGGGTTGACAGAAGGAAGCTATATGAGAGGGTGGGATTAAGGCTGACTATGTGTTGCTATTGGCCACAATATGATAGGCGTGGCAGTCTAAATAGGAATCAACAAAGAAAATCACCGCTATTTCACGGTAATTAAGTTATATTTTGATAAATTACATACACAACGGACAAGTAGCTATGATCTGTTTTATCACAAAGCTACAGAGGTGAAAACAATTAAGTCTTCATATCAAGGGGAAAAATTGTTCTTCTGTTAACTTTCAGGGGACAATCCTGATTCTTCTTCATTCTTACTATGCGCAAGGAAAATACTCCTCCATTTCCTCCCATGTTGAAGAGGCCTGCCTTCTCAAacaagagagaacaagagagcaCATttagtttttctctctctcataacATCACCAAAATCATTACCCTCTAATGataaaataaaagaaaatgtattacCACTCTGCATGTGTATTCTGCCGATTAATGTGTCAAAAACATTGGATGTATTGTCTTTGCCAATCTAGATTGATTAAGGTTCAACGATATGTAAAATGAGTAAGATACTCAAAAATAAAATAGATGCCAAAACCATCAACACTGTCCCTTTGACAGTAATCTACAAATAATCAAC
Above is a genomic segment from Hypomesus transpacificus isolate Combined female chromosome 16, fHypTra1, whole genome shotgun sequence containing:
- the LOC124478790 gene encoding uncharacterized protein LOC124478790 isoform X1, whose translation is MSCRDPNDTLQPEETEFQQLVLQIGGKERINLVSDSFQTNDEDGAGIMHEFVQDMFFGQRTGHNVSYAEKNTNSQDHPLGIANEKNVLCDTDINIKTSPQENKTPLSTTPKDLELTGKPVGEEKTNKPLREDIEKSIRTSSINSCGLKRTIDSPIIIFIFSQEFLSISSNEICLKEILKDVRARTKRVSVRPALIGLIRSVVESEETRESMGFLEGALRSVFRKHAPEAIWVGIFIPKSEQRMMTIKKNACRVFHSSQTSDNRPTGNSGNRIHWQFQCLPWTGRGRHGGPDSTPSNRQQGDAGIAEEGIPLKTNVLSSGPYTGCGGAGKDTLQS